The stretch of DNA ACTGAGacctttgtttttctgtttagGAAATGAACAAATGAAGGCAGATAATTTTGAAGGTGCTGTGTCTTTCTACGCAAAAGCAATCGAATTAAATCCATCAAATGCAGTGTACTTTTGCAACAGGTACTGACACTTAACGCTGTCTCTCAGCAGGTTTTTATATGCCTATTCTTATATATTTTGAGCTTTTCCACAttttttcactgcttattggccCATTGCATGGTCAGGCTTGTGATTTAAACTTTATCAGATTGTTCTTAATTTACCGTCCTTTGTCTCTTGTTATTTTGtgtgcaaatggccatgcaaataactTATTAGCGCAAGTGCATGGCCAGGTgtttgaaaaattatttcataAGTCTCAGCTGTCTTACCCTCCTGAATTTTGCCTATATCATGTGACTATTGAGGGCTTGAGCTAAGAGATACAGAGCACCTTCAGTAGAAATTGCAGGAATGAAGCATGAACAAACACATGCCGGTATTTATGTTTTTGAACCTGTGCGTGTGTGTTTGGTGGGAGGGTTGTGGAAAGGAGGAGGTGAACACAAGGGAAGCATAAACATTATGACCTGAGAAATCAAGGCATAGAACTGTGATATTTTGTAATAAAATGTCTACTTCCACTCTGAAAAAGACCAGTTTAAACAGATCTACAAACTAGTGAACACATCTGTCACTCATCAGCCACCTCGGAAAAGGCATGTGGGTGGAGCCCAGTATTcctgctaactttttccatccatgtgtggaataaattttatgtgcaccaaggcataggaagatgtgcaccaccatagaaacaggctgctggctgtgggtgctctgctaatcagctgggcaaaaTTTGATATTGCtcgtgggcagccacccaagcactcattttacagggaacagtggtagAGCTAATCCTCCATGATGTTTGGGACAGAAAATAAAGTCAGAGGAAAGTGTATTCACCTGAAACTACAGGGCTGCTTCGGATGGCAGTAGGATGTTACCCAAATTAGAATCTGAGCTGAAATCAGGTTTTAAGTTTAAACCTTCACCTGGAGGCTGAAAAGAAGGAGCATGAAGGGTGGCTTTGGCGTATTTAGACTCATAAACTTTCTGTGCTTGCTTTCTTCGTTCTCTCTAGGGCTGCTGCTTACAGTAAATTAGGAAACTATGCAGGAGCAGTCAGAGACTGTGAAAGAGCTATAAGCATCGATCCTAACTACAGCAAAGCTTATGGCAGAATGGGGTAGGTACTGACCCCTGCTTTTTTATGAAGGTGctgatttttaaacaaatggCAAGTCCTGTAGTAGTGTGGCTGGGAGCGGTTTTCTACCCTAGGATGCTAAATTAGTTAATCTCCGTTGCTTAATGGTCTGTGAGTCTTTGAAAAATCCACAAATAGATGTGTAACTGTCTATAACAgtccttttgttttattttttctcttgatAGCTTAGCCCTTTCCAGTTTAAACAAGCACTCAGAAGCTGTTGTTTACTATAAAAAAGCCCTGGAGTTGGATCCAGACAATGAAACTTACAAATCAAACCTTAAAATAGCCgaacagaaaatgaaagaaacTCCTAGTCCAGTAAGTTCTTTCCCACCCAGAGGGCCAAACCAAGAAttgtgctgggtgtgtgtgtgtgtggagagtcTTCATTGTGCTCCTTTAAAATGTTGCTGACCAGCTTGAATGCTACGCCAATatccagagccctgcaaatccacggaGATCTGCTTTATATCCGTACAGATCTGCGTCCACGGATGTGGATATCCGCAGCTCATTTCTGGAGATTTGGATGCAGATGTGGATTCAAATTTTGTATCTGGGCAGGGCTCTACTAACGTGTCTCAGTATCTGAAAGGGACGTTGTCAACTTGGGTTAAGTCTAAAATATGGGTGTAATGTATAAAGTGATGATAGAGAGGAGTAGGGGGAAAGGCAGTTTATAGATCCCATTTCAAGTAACAAATTAAAACACAGTTACATTAACTTCACTGCAGTACTGTGAACCCAAACACAGCAGCACTGGGCTTACCAGAAAATGCCTTTAAAGAGTGCAACTAAAAGCTTGTTTCATTGCCCCAATGTTTCCTCTTTTATTGAACTTTGTGAAAGTCTTTGTGTTCATTTGCTCTTCTGGTAAGAGGGAAGGAGCTCTGTGAAATGTGTTTTCTTACCTTGATAtcctttttaaaagggacagaatTAAAGGGGAAAAATCCTTGATCTCACTCAGTTTTCAAGTGAGTATTTTAGGGCTTGCCTGATCTGCATTTCCACTAAAATTCCTTTATGCTGGGCATGAgtgtaaataaaaattaaacctTATGGTAAGAGCGTAAATGCCAAGCTTTAAGCAACAGACATTCTTAATTTTGTTTGGGTTTTAAATCACACATCCGCGTACAGAATCACAGTTGCAGAGAGGTTCTGTTTAGACATATGCCCTTAGGTTAATTGCACCATGCCGTCAGCTATATTGGAAGCAGTTAGATGTTGTCCTTGTGCTTGACTAAACATATATTTGGTTTTCTCCTTGCAGACAGGAGGCACAGGAGGATTTGATTTAGCCGGATTGCTGAATAACCCGGGCTTCATGAGCATGGTAAAGTCGCACACATTAGATCCCAACCAGCTTGCATCTTGTCTGTGTATTTGGATGTACAGAATGAAATGTATCAAACGTTTCATTAGCAGCTACATTTTCATGTTGTTTGTCAGAGAGTGGCGTTGAGGAGACCGAATTAAAGCTAAAGAGCTGATTACTTAACGGGATTTTCAGCATCAGAACTGAGGGCGTGATAGAGACTCCCTGTTCTGTATTACCAGCCTTCTCTTGTGTTGTACTGTGtttcttttctggctgcttttcctaTTCATGTAGCTTAGAGCTGCGTCACTTTGTGGCATTGAATAGCATGAGACCTACATATCCACGCAGGCAGTTCCGACTAACGAGGGTGtcatccttttcttttcttttttttataggCATCTAACCTCATGAACAACCCACAAGTACAACAGCTGTAAGTTTGATGCcatcttttatttcttctttggGTCACTCATTTGTCTTTGTGCATTGGTTGGCTGGAGGGGTAAGGCTGATGGGAGGGCCTTGGTGACAGGGCTCATAAATATGCATGTAGGCATTTCAAGCAGCACATTGTTGTGAGCATTATGGATGGACACGCTAGAGACTTGTGTAGTAAGGGAGAAAAGGTGGCCTGGGGTTAACAAACAGTGCCAGGGCTAGGGAACTCAGGGTTTCATTCatggctctgtcacagacttcctgcGTTGCTGgtgagtcacttcacctctcGTTAGTCATCTGCAAAGTGGGAAGGCTTCCCTGCCTCACAAGGAGGTGCTGTGGGGATGAACTCATTAACGTTTGCTCAGATACTATGAGGGCACAAAGTGAGGGCTCTGCGGTGTATCCCCTTCAAAGCAAAATTGTGGTTAGGAATGGGGCACTGCAGAAATTCTGGGTATGCTATAATTACTCTGACTGCCTTATCCCATTGGCGTGGTTCACTAGCCAAAGATCGGGTGTCACCATTTCCACCCAGTCCTTTCTGCCTCTTCCATTGTCATTCAGAGGCTCTTGGTTGGAACTCAACTGATGATTTTGTTGCCGGCGTGAAAGGCACGATAGGCTCTAGCAGTCTGTCTTACACAAGTAGAAACTTCTGTGGCCTTCCCGTGTCACCAGATCTGACTTCAAGACACACTGAGCAGATCTGTCAGGGAAGGGCTGtattttttaagaaagaaaaaccaCTTTTATGAGCCATGCACACACAAGGTAGAATCATCTCGTCTCTCAAGATGACAGTAGCAGATATTTAGCACTTTATTGCTAAGATCTTTTATAACAgctgtacagtaaggtctcagtgCGCGACCCTGCTCTTACGCGTCCTGACCCTGATCCCACACCCCGGCCAGGTTTAAACCACCTCACCCGTCGCCCCGCTCAGCTCCAGcacaacccacccacccacacgaCCCCTCTgccggctcacaagctgcctgcccacccaccccacacagctcccacacgacccccctgctggctcacaagctgtctgcctgtctgtctgtccgcccGCCCTGCTTGGCTCCAGCAtgacccaccccccactggcTTACAAGACGACAATGCCACCCTCCCAGTGcgtggctctggtgcaaccccccccccccccccccgacctccagctcacaagctgcccactcCGCGTGGCTCCAGTGCGACCCGGTTTCCAGCTCACAAGCCGCCCGCCCACCTGCCCAGCGCAGCTCCAGTGTgatcccccctgccagctcacaagctgcccgcccacctcctgcagctctggtgtaacccccctgctggctcatcaCCCAGGCGCTGCTCTGGTTCCCGCTCAGCTCCCCGTCCACCCcttcagcccagctcaccacccgtgctCAActccagccctaacccacctcaggcttagctcaaacccccctccccccaccccacctgcctccctcagccccaacccaccgccaggcttaacctccccaaCTATCACCCCCATCccaagacttacctttctgctgcttcgcTGTCTACAGAacgtgttctgccagggaaaaagccagaccccagctTGTGTGAAATCTGGGTTTACGCGAGCATGCCTGGAATAGAACCCTCGCGTACTCTGGGACCTTCCTGTACTACAGCACACTTTGTAATATGCTGTTAGTAACctaaatttaatttaatctgcAGCTGTTGAAATGAATGAATTGTGAATTAGAGGGGTTCTGCTGTAGCTTTTTGAAGGTCACCAGACTTCAAAGATCAGAAGGCAAGGGGCAGGAGTTTAAACAAGATTTTCCTGAATGGCTGACCAAGCGGTCAGTGGAAGGACTGAGGAAGGGGAGTAGGATTACATTACATCCCAGGAGAAACTCTGGCTTGCCGCATTATTGTAGGAACTCCTCAATTTATATTTAATCCCTAGCAAGTCCAGTCTCTTCTCCATAATCGTTAAAGTGACATGCTTTGTACTGCAGTAGCGATTGTCCCTGCTCAAGAACTTGCAGTCAGTGAAATCTCCATCTCGTTTTATTCTGAGTcataaatatttctatttttagaATGTCTGGGATGATTTCAGGTGGCCAGAACcctatgggagcagcaggagccagcccctccccgaACGACCTTGCCAGCCTTATCCAAGCGTAAGTAGGATGGCTCTTGTTCCCTCGTTGACTAGTCTGTAGATGCCTTTCAGTCTTCTTGACCAAAAGTCACGACTGAGCCTCTTCCACAAAACATCAGTCTTGTCCCTTGCCTTTCAGcaatgcagcccagctgctgtCCTTCAGCGCAACAGGTCTGGCTTTGTGCAATGGAGAATTTAGCATTAGTCACAGCGCTCTAAAATGCCCTGATGTTAGGGTGATCAGACGTCCCAATCTTTCACACTGGCTAAAGGAAGGTGGGGGAGATACAAGGTGCTTGTCTAAGACAAAGACACAAAATAATGGGGACTGTCCCTGTAAATAGGGGCATGTGATTGGACTGCCCGATGTGCTGAGAAAAGTTGATTAGAGGTGTCACTTTCTCTCCTTCAGAGGCCAACAGTTTGCtcagcagatgcagcagcagaaTCCAGAGCTAATAGAACAATTGCGAAGTCAGATTAGAAGTCGAACTCCCAGTGCCAGCAACGAAGATCAGCAGGAATGAGAATACCAGGTGAGTTTGTAAATCCTACGTTAGGCTGTGGTCAGCTGCAGAGTCTTCTGTGCTGGGCCACTCGTGTCTTTGGACAATTTGCCTCACACATTCTCTGTGCCTAGTTCCGTGCTAGTAAAATGTGTATGTTGTTACCATACCTCAGAGAGAGACTCAAGATTAgtatttgtgaagtgctttgaacaATACTTTAAAAGCTCAGACTGCTCTTGACGTATCCCTCGCTGGCCGTCGAACAAGTAAGTCTTATGTGCAGAGGAGTTAGGAAAGGAGCAGTTAAGCAAATGACAGTCACAAAGATGTCCTGTCTTCCTGTCTTGCAGTGGGAATCGTTGCCATGGGAATTCTTCACTCTACAAACTGGAAGCCATGTGTGTTGCCATTTCTCCAGTTGGAAATGTCcgaaagagaaaaaggaaaacaaaacaaccttttATATGACCTGCATGTTCAAGGCAGTTTCTCAGCTTCGTTCCCTAGTCCCTGAGCCCACCTCCAAATCCCTCTTTTCCCTCGGGAAGATGCAGTAAACAAGCCAGCATCAATTGTCTTTCTAGaactcagaaaaccaaccacatTGTTACATGCTGTGTTGGGGATTTTAATTCATCTTCAAGGACGTAATAAGAAGCCTCTATCTTCCTAACCTGCTCCTTAGAAGGAGTGGACCGCTCCATTTTTCCTCTGTCTTTTCATCATGTTTAAGAGACATCAGTGTTTAAACGCACTTAACCCATTGCAGGTCACTGACTCCCCTTGCGTCCTACAGCCAGGTGGTAAAACTCACTTATGTTCACTGTATTGCTCATTCAGGGACATAACAAAATTGCTGatgccatttctacacaggaGGCTAAGGCGCTGGACATCCCTCAAGGCATTTGTGAATGTAAGTGTATTTTGGGGGTAGGGCTGCCTGGAGTAAGACCATTTTCTGTGACTTCTTCAAGTTGAGTGTTTTTGATACACTTTTTTCAGATCTTTTTTGCCAATAATGACACAATTTGtctagtgtttaaaaaaaaatcacggTTACATCTTTGTCAGCAGTTCTCAGCAagggctgggcagggaaagaAGATTTGACTCTTTTTAAGTGTTTAGAGGTGATATTTTTTCCATGTCTCTTGCATGTGGGTGCTCACAGAAATCAAGGCTTCTGTGCTAGAGATGGGAGTTGGCAGATGCCTGTCTCAGAGGGGGCCAAGTTGCCAAATATGCGGGAATGTGAGCTGGTGAAATAAAACTCCTGTTTGTTCCATAATATGCTGACTGGTCACTGATTCAGCTGTGGGACTGGCAAGGCAATCTTGTGCCCCGGTGTATTATGGGCAGGATGAGGAGGGACCCTTGTAATTTATGACAATAA from Carettochelys insculpta isolate YL-2023 chromosome 27, ASM3395843v1, whole genome shotgun sequence encodes:
- the SGTA gene encoding small glutamine-rich tetratricopeptide repeat-containing protein alpha; amino-acid sequence: MADKKRLVYSIIQFLHDQLQNGGLSPDAQESLEVAIQCLETAFGVSMEDRDLVVSQTLPEIFEAATGKEPHCAKTNSEPVTPSEDDMAEAERLKTEGNEQMKADNFEGAVSFYAKAIELNPSNAVYFCNRAAAYSKLGNYAGAVRDCERAISIDPNYSKAYGRMGLALSSLNKHSEAVVYYKKALELDPDNETYKSNLKIAEQKMKETPSPTGGTGGFDLAGLLNNPGFMSMASNLMNNPQVQQLMSGMISGGQNPMGAAGASPSPNDLASLIQAGQQFAQQMQQQNPELIEQLRSQIRSRTPSASNEDQQE